In the genome of Rhopalosiphum padi isolate XX-2018 chromosome 1, ASM2088224v1, whole genome shotgun sequence, the window acattataatatattcgtaggGACATTGAACATTTacgtatatgattatatttttttcacaaaatgaCTAAggtgatttgtttttttgtatacagtGGGGTTTCCTTCCAGGGATCGATGATTTGGCAAATAAGAACAGACAGCttgatttagttttataatttgactatatttatattatattataatatctgttcATGATCAGACTTCAACCCCAAATCCCAAGTTTGGCGCCACTGGGTAGTAAgttttatacaagtatacaatagCACTATTAGTGCTATTCTAtagtactattaattattatactctgaTACTCACTAATCAgcacgatttaagatagtaCCTATAGGTCTTTATTATAAGATGGCTAAGATAGTATCTTTAATCGTGCTAATCAGTAACACTTTGCCGCCCAATAATTTGTACCAATaggcaataattattaattaataaactgttaaatactctataatatattacctatattattacaatttacgatATCGACCAAACCGTCCAAACCATTCCACATCCAAATATGGCGCCGAACTGCCGAAGTCCAACATTTTAACTATGATATTAGACACCTCTACATAAAATTGTGTCACCCACCTAGCCGCCTAGGTTaggttaatataaatttgtacacTCAATGACATGGGTGATCCCCTACATGCTAAATTCACCTATGCCAAATTgtcataggtaaatatatattttggcgCCACTGTCCACCTCTACTGATTAgcttatactttaaatttttaagaggACGTCGTATTGTGGTACCCGTGTGTGTGTCGTTGTACCACAAGTTACAACTACTGTGGTTGCTGTCTTACACTCACACACGCATGACATGGCAAAACtacttttcgaaaaaaaaaactcgtggCTTGAACACAGTTTAATATTCTCGTCGACGAGGAGACGATAAACAGGGCGGATTGCATGagtgataaatattaaacatttaaatgtcctaaaatataatataatattattatattaatatcatggcACAATATGAAATACCAAGGCTACGGCAAGGGGAGATTACCGTTTTTTCCTGTAttgcttatcagttatcactaacTTTTGATCATTCGTTATAATTCATTTCGTATTTACTATTTCGGTATTCGAGACTTCGACGAATGTGTCCGAGGCCCGCACATGTCTGATCATATATCTATCGACTGATATgtaactgatatatatatatatatatacatcatatgatattgtgtatattatctTGATTcgttagttatattaatattatatttcgtattttatttagAGGAATTTTGAAGAAAAACCCATCGCCGTGGAATCCATCATTGACTCGAACGGTTAGAATTGTTGAGCattgtattattcttatttgtgGATAATCGAAGTGTGGTGTACGAATGTACGATAATTCGATTACTGATCTTGTCGTGTTgatgtacttaataatatgtagtgattttaaatttttggagTTGTGAATAATAAGTTTGTGACTTTATTAACTTTAACGTTGAtcggtattaattattatcttttgatcggctttatattatttaatattttgatacatctGTTGATGTAGTCTCGTTTTGATttgatacttattattttgtcatatacTTGGTTCGCGGTTGGCTTTGGCATcaccatttttatattgtaagtttgtacctataatctatattatacttcaatacctattttaaatataatcgtCCAGTTTTTATATCTTTTCGATTacgataatgtatttaataataaatatattaatacctataggtaatgtttattagttaacaattttataggtaatatgataattttccggttatttcattattttttcattttaaatactttcttTTAATGGGAGatacttgaatattttgttAGGATTATGCATTACCTATACTTGATTTATGCGtgacaaatattttcaataatttcatgtttttttttttaatcattattgtcacttttattttataatatacctatgtataggtgtacatttttcttaatttatgacttgtttaagttaaaattatccaatttttgtgatcttatttttaaactgaAACAATGACGATGGTTTAtagttgaagaaaaaaaaatatttaaaaaagaggGGATATTTTATCATGATCAATTTTTTACACCCTCTGGTGTATTTGACAATTGTAGTCTGTTGGctgttattatttagttaatattaataataattaaatgctcaatatatatttaagttatgtGTACTGCTGTTTTATGACGAGCCAGTATTTaccatatttcatattatttcttaCTGAATTTTTAGACTTAgggttttatcatattatttttttttattaacaggaaaacaattaacatattattggtTATGGATCAATggcaaatgtttatttaatgatgAAAAATCAAATCCTTTAGTCGGTACTACAATCAATGCTAATTCATAAACAGGTAAACAATTAggaattataaacatttaatttaaatatataataaatacctacttcCTACACATATCTATATTTTTGAATCATAATCGTCTTGTTCAACTCTCAATTTAGAAATGTAGCTAACTATATTACTTAAGTACAATAAAACTtttgttaaaagttattttattttttgttccttCAGGCGTTATGGGaaagatatattaatatctcTATTTAGCaatgaattaaacatttttatttaatatatctattattataattgtttggaGTCTTAATATGCATTAACACTTTTTTAGTAtcaaacattatattgtatacatagtaaattatttttagtgtttcatattttataaattcacttTAATTGTTGAGAATGTTTttagtatgtaataattaataatacatttataataatacaattaatataaaaaaatatatttttgtttaaaatttacacaatctaatacaaaataatattacacgattCTTAAATTGTACATGCACTTTAGATagcaattaattgaaaataatttactccTATTAACAGTCACCTCTATAGGACACTGAATGTTTCTAAATAGTAGTTACTTCTAGTTTCCCAATGACTGTTAGTTTCTCTGTGTAATTTTATGATTGTGATTGTTACAGCTctatgtatttaatacattttgaatgagGTTTAAATTATAGTTGGTGGGATCTGTCTAGCAACTGTACACAATAAtgcttatattgtattaattactaattagtatgtTCTAAATTAAAGACTAAATAGTGTGTTTCCTTaggtaacattaaatatttcagttaGGGGACCTCAGATGAATATCAGGTTTTTTGTAGGAAATAGGGAATAAAAGATcatatattttgatgatttttaaatttgtagtaCTTATAATATCCATATGTTCAATacaacttgtatttttttaaatagcaacaGGTGCTTTTAATACCAAATTTGGATAagaaatttttaagttattttgatCTTTTAACCGAGGCTCTAAAACTAAAATTGACTGAATGACAACTAGctgatgtttaaatttaaatcattaaattgtacaacgattatgattttacaaatttccgtgtatttttttttcacccaatgatcaaaaattatttatttattattaaaatttaaaatcaatgaaaatacacacacaaaacatggttataaatcatatttaatacataggtaattattttaaattatagtaacagTTAGTTTTTACGTATCAGCAACATACAAGCAACAATATGGGTGATCAGTAAAGAaaacacaaacaattttaattttattgttttatgtatactttatagAAATCTGACAGATAGTACTTTAAGTTCTTTGTTATTTAAAGCTGCGGAGTCTAGTATTTCCTTTCAGTTAATACATCTTTGTATGACTAGTTTTTTTTGTGAACTTGCAATTTATCTGCAGCctgtaaatattaacaatattttactgttttattttgaatattaattccCTTTTTATTTTCctcaattattaagaaaagtacTGACAATTTTTCACTCTGAATAATCTCTCCCCCCCCCCCTAAAGTATCATCTAGAACCAATTTGCTACCAAGAACCAACCCCATAATTGaaaaagcatttttactgcccCAAAAAATGATGATAAACACAAACACAGAcaaaaatacatcattgtaaattcaatcgTCATTATTTTGCTATTGTATAAAGCAGTGGTTTTCAACCGGTATGTTTTCAACCTCCTGAGCGCTCTTGAACTGTGCTGAAAAAAATCtgtaatagttttattagtatgtatttatatgtatatgcttAACCTATGCTTCACATATTATGTGAATTGGTGTGCCGCGAAAATTTTGTAGGAGATGAAGTATAAGATAGGTATAAAGTATtcctttaacatttttaaacaagtataaacatttaataaaatagatttccttttaaaatataatatttacttatgagttataataatatattaatttgttttatattattttgttaacagGTTGAACacattgaaatttgattttttcgaaatttgaatgaaaaaaaaaatgtgtgtatgAAAAAGTGAAGTTTttgtgtgataataatatgaatactgATTCAATTCAACTTAAAATGCATcaaaatcgtattaaaaaaaataaaaacaaattacaacaacaaaaacaaattgaagacaagaaaaaatatgttagaCATTATTGTGATGTctgttgtaaaaattatataaattctacATCTTTTAAAACACATATGAAAACTTTTCATggtcagttaaatttaaataatgcttCGAGTGAAGATGAGTtaattttgaaatcaaaaaaaaacggAATTGGAAagacagataatatttttaccgaaTTTGAGGATCAAATGCCGGTAGAACTGAGAAATGATCAGCATAGATGCAATGTCtgtaatcaaatattttcaaactcgATCGATTATATGAATCATGAAAAATCGCATTATCAAACACTCACAATTAACAATTCTAGAATTTCTCAAAAGTCTATGACACTTGATGATGATATGGCTTTGGACAATGCTGATGTTGATGGTACAATTGCAGATACTACTAATAATGATGATAAGTCTTTGGAAATCTTTGATGATAGTACAATTTCAAATACCTCAAATAATGATCTTAAGTCTTTAGATGATTTAGATTATAATACTTCAACTTCAGACACCTCTAATAATGATACAACTTCGGAcacttgtaattataaaattataaacaactcATTTAAGGgtgtatttaaatctaaatctGATTTTGAAGAACATCatccatattttaatattggtaatctAAAAACTTGTAGTAATCAAACAAACTTAATGTTCTGTACACCAAATGAACTCaatataaatactgaaaataatagtttatttaataatgaaataaacccACCTCAAAAAAATTCATGGAAGCCTGACGAAAATCATATTAAAGCATTACATGAAATATGTGTAGTCCAACAGCCATTTGAATGTGAAATTTGTGAAGAAACGTGTGATCAATATGACCATTATCAATTCAATCAATGGTGGTCGTCTgacgaaattttaaaatgtcaggTTTGCAATCAAAAGTTTACCGAAGAAGAACAACTAAAACTCCATGAATACGAACATGTAAAGACACATTTttgttagtaaaaataaaaataaaaatatttatattataacttataagctttaatataatgaatgttataataaatgtatataaataaaatagttacataagaaataatacatagtaataaattatataaaatgcaatcgtaatgtataatacaaaataatagataattaatcCTAGTATCAATGGTATATTAAGAATTACTTTACATATACTGAGTTtatgaaattgtttattttatattttctttataaatcaATTCTGTGTGACAGTAtgactattaattgtatatagtcatatactcatattttaaacattatcaaTAGGGCCAACTCTTTCAGTGTCCAGTGCAAGAACTATTTTGGCACTTCTCCCTATGatcaaatcataattttgacacCCCTAACAAACCTTGTTAGGTGTAACGACAATGTAGGGAAGGCTAGGAGTCATGGCTCCCTCCTAGgcccatatttttaaaaaattgtgtattatcGACTATCACAGACAGGAACAAGTATGTAGATAGAGGTATGACAGTATGTCCCTGTTatctatattatgaataaactataataatgtagctattaattgtataataaactatggtaggtatgatattattttataatgtttaaaagatTAATTGTGTAGAATACATTTCTATATGGATTATggaaatattaagaataataagaaAAGTTAAAACTAAGGCTCCCCCAAACCCAGTCTCTCGAGCCGCCAGTTATAAATCGTAGGATTACAATCGTATAAAATAGGTCCTGATTATCAATTATaggtttatgtttatatttatacttcataTAAATTAGACTCTTCAGTCTTTGTTAACGTAGTACTATAGACTATTGGgttgttaaatattgaattcaatatttctttaaaagctTATTGTATTTTCATGTGCATTTATCTAGTTGTTCAATACTGGTTCATTGGGATCAGTACTGCCAGTAGGTACTGGACTAGTGATCTTTATGGGTCTAATTTATTtatccatttatattattttgttaaggaCTTTATATgaactatagtctatattacaagtaaatttggttttaaatgtattgaatttgatttagaagttagaatttttatattataagagctgttgaacatattttttacctAAAGATAATGGTCTATAAAGTTCCTAATATTGATTGTACGTTTGTTGTTTAATTTTCTTTGTATTCCGTGAGtatgctttaaaatttaaataaaatggtaaACGGTAAACATATCACATATAAATAACATGTTTTGCTCATGCGTACCTATCCTCACGCGACACCCTACCAATTTCCATAGTGAAACACGTCTCAACTCTCAATAATATAGATAGGATGTTATCCAGGAATTCGCTGAAGTGATATGTTCGTAGACTATTTTCTCGTTGAGCAAACTGAATaaagtatagtttattttatataccataaTTTGATGGATACGAATTGAGGTATATCTAGTAACATTGACTATAGAATAGAACAGGCACGGATCCAGAACAAAGATCTGGGGGGGGGGCGACAATTTTTTACAAgacaaatacaatttcaatacaatataggCACCtactttattcataatttataaacattttgtcataataatagGTAGATGACACTATAGGTAATcagtataatgtttaaattattgattatttaatatataaagcgACAATATGAAAaagaaatttagattttaatagagAGAAATAATGTCTGGGGGGGGGCTGCGCCCCTAGACCGCTCTGGATGACTGGATCCGTCCAGGAATAAAatagtctattc includes:
- the LOC132917573 gene encoding putative zinc finger protein 840; amino-acid sequence: MNTDSIQLKMHQNRIKKNKNKLQQQKQIEDKKKYVRHYCDVCCKNYINSTSFKTHMKTFHGQLNLNNASSEDELILKSKKNGIGKTDNIFTEFEDQMPVELRNDQHRCNVCNQIFSNSIDYMNHEKSHYQTLTINNSRISQKSMTLDDDMALDNADVDGTIADTTNNDDKSLEIFDDSTISNTSNNDLKSLDDLDYNTSTSDTSNNDTTSDTCNYKIINNSFKGVFKSKSDFEEHHPYFNIGNLKTCSNQTNLMFCTPNELNINTENNSLFNNEINPPQKNSWKPDENHIKALHEICVVQQPFECEICEETCDQYDHYQFNQWWSSDEILKCQVCNQKFTEEEQLKLHEYEHVKTHFC